A single Lolium perenne isolate Kyuss_39 chromosome 6, Kyuss_2.0, whole genome shotgun sequence DNA region contains:
- the LOC139829934 gene encoding putative FBD-associated F-box protein At5g50270: MEKTEVAAVAAPGPERLDSDGNASKRADCDEADSDLISKLPDDMLSAIMSLLPTKDAGRTQVLSRRWRPLWHAVPLNLDARAELPGNPAHAHTVPVSAVSTIVSQHPGPARRFSFTGFHAGDFDAQMESWFRSRALDKLEELHLCCHTSIDSSSGLPEQSQRLPLSVLRSASTLLVARIVGCRFPDDMPSMDFPVLAKLTLVYVLIPGDVFHGLLSSCHALESLYMSGVSATTGSLRVTSPTLRSIAFHHWPSAKAAQAQLVIEDAPHLVRLLIPYDSQDGCVTIRVIRAPKLEILGPFFPVLSNLIVSQGISPVSSANWTRSVKVLALRSSGFALHAVLNILRWFPSLEKLYVIFRPHKYIEMDKEDDPLYDPLHPIECLQAHLKLVVFKSFVGNEKQVNFARFFVLNSKVVNRIQFELFKYKSESVAYQHQLLQVEKRASRGAQIQFRNQPARSDLDASKHIHDLSVADPFRNCQNWVHA; this comes from the exons CGCCATCATGTCCCTCCTCCCCACCAAGGACGCCGGCCGCACGCAGGTACTCTCTCGCCGATGGCGGCCCCTGTGGCACGCCGTGCCTCTCAACCTCGACGCCCGCGCCGAACTCCCCGGCAACCCAGCACACGCCCACACCGTCCCCGTTTCCGCCGTCTCGACGATCGTCTCGCAGCATCCTGGCCCCGCCCGGCGGTTCTCGTTCACCGGCTTCCACGCCGGCGACTTCGACGCCCAGATGGAGAGCTGGTTCCGCTCCCGCGCGCTGGACAAACTCGAGGAGCTCCATCTGTGCTGCCACACTAGCATCGATTCATCATCCGGGCTGCCTGAACAGAGCCAACGTCTGCCGCTATCTGTGCTCCGCTCCGCCTCTACCCTCCTCGTTGCCAGGATCGTTGGTTGCCGTTTTCCCGACGATATGCCGTCCATGGATTTCCCTGTCCTCGCGAAGCTCACTTTGGTCTACGTTTTAATCCCTGGGGACGTCTTCCACGGCTTGCTCTCTAGCTGCCATGCCTTGGAGAGCTTATACATGTCCGGAGTTTCTGCTACTACCGGTTCCCTCCGTGTTACCTCGCCGACTCTAAGGAGCATTGCCTTCCATCATTGGCCTAGCGCAAAAGCCGCCCAAGCCCAACTGGTCATCGAGGATGCTCCTCACCTTGTAAGGTTACTAATACCTTACGATTCCCAAGATGGTTGTGTGACTATCCGGGTAATCAGGGCACCTAAGCTCGAGATATTGGGCCCTTTTTTTCCCGTCCTCTCCAACCTCATCGTCTCCCAG GGAATAAGCCCAGTCAGCTCCGCAAACTGGACCCGCAGTGTGAAGGTTTTGGCTCTCAGGTCTTCTGGCTTTGCATTGCACGCAGTTCTTAATATTCTCAGGTGGTTCCCCTCTTTGGAAAAGCTGTATGTCATT TTTCGACCACACAAATACATTGAGATGGATAAGGAGGATGACCCTCTGTATGACCCACTACATCCAATCGAATGCCTTCAGGCCCATTTGAAACTTGTGGTATTCAAGTCATTTGTAGGCAATGAGAAGCAGGTTAACTTTGCCAGgttctttgttttgaactcaaaagtGGTAAACAGAATTCAATTTGaactcttcaagtacaagagtgaatcGGTGGCTTATCAGCACCAGCTGCTACAAGTGGAAAAAAGAGCTTCTCGGGGTGCTCAAATTCAATTTAGGAATCAACCAGCTCGTAGTGATCTCGATGCCAGCAAGCATATCCATGATTTGTCAGTGGCCGACCCCTTCAGAAATTGTCAAAATTGGGTTCATGCCTGA